A stretch of Melospiza georgiana isolate bMelGeo1 unplaced genomic scaffold, bMelGeo1.pri scaffold_29, whole genome shotgun sequence DNA encodes these proteins:
- the LOC131096478 gene encoding olfactory receptor 14J1-like translates to MSNSSSISHFLLLALADTRQLQLLHFCLLLGISLAALLGNGLIISAVACGHHLHMPMFFFLLNLALSDLGMICTTVPKAMHNSLWDTRNISYIGCVTQLFFFMFFISAEFSLLTIMCYDRYVSICKPLHYGTLLGRRACAHMAAAAWATVFLYSLLHTANTFSLPLDRGNALGQFFCEIPQILKLSSSKSLLREIGLIAVSACLGLGCFVFIVFSYVQIFRAVLRIPSEQGRHKAFSTCLPHLVVLSLFLSTCTFAYLKRPSISSPSVDLALSVLYSVVPPVLNPLIYSLRNQELKAAVWKLMTGCFQKH, encoded by the coding sequence atgtccaacagcagctccatcagtcacttcctcctgctggcattggcagacacgcggcagctgcagctcctgcacttctgcctcttgctgggcatctccctggctgccctcctgggcaacggcctcatcatcagcgccgtagcctgcggccaccacctgcacatgcccatgttcttcttcctgctcaacctggccctcagcgacctgggcatgatctgcaccactgtccccaaagccatgcacaattccctctgggacaccaggaacatctcctacatAGGATGTGTcacacagctctttttctttatgttcttcatctcagcagagttttctctcctgaccatcatgtgctacgaccgctacgtgtccatctgcaaacccctgcactatgggaccctcctgggcaggagagcttgtgcccacatggcagcagctgcctgggccactGTATTTCTCtattcactgctgcacacagccaatacattttccctgcccctggaccgtggcaatgccctgggccagttcttctgtgaaatcccacagatcctcaagctctcctccTCCAAATCCCTCCTCAGGGAAATTGGactcattgctgtcagtgcctgTTTAGGACttggctgttttgtgttcattgttttctcctatgtgcagatcttcagggctgtgctgagaatcccctctgagcagggacggcacaaagccttttccacctgcctccctcacctggttGTGCTCTCCCTATTCCTCAGCACTTGCACATTTGCCTACCTGAAGCGCccatccatctcctccccatcagtggatctggccctgtcagttctgtactcagtggtgcctccagtcctgaaccccctcatctacagcctgaggaaccaggagctcaaggctgcagtgtggaaactgatgactggatgctttcagaaacattaa